TAGGTTGCTGTTTACACTCACAGTCAAGCACTATGTCACTAGCTCCCTCCTAGCTTGTTTCACATTTGTTTCATAGTGTGAAGCTCTCTCACTCCCTCGTAAATTACTTCTACGCAACAATGGCAGGAGGGCCCTTGAAGCTGTGGAATGCGTGGGCAACACAGATCCTAGTTCTATTGAGCCTCACACTGCAgatcgtcctcctcctcttcgctgGGATCCGCCGGCGTGAGTCATCTGCCTTGCTGAGGTTCTTCCTCTGGTTGGCGTACCTGCTGGCTGACTCCACCGCGATATACACCCTCGGGCACCTCTCCCTGAGCAGCGTGACACGTGACCACAAGCTGGTGGCATTCTGGGCGCCATTCTTGCTTCTCCACCTTGGCAGGCCAGACAACATCACCGCCTATGCGCTGCAGGACAACCAGCTCTGGTTGCGCCACCTGCAGATTCTTGTCGTCCAAGTTCTTGGAGCCGGGTATGTCGTCTACAAGCGTCTTATTGTTGGTGGAGAGAAGACGATTCTCCTGCTGGCCACTGTCTTGATGTTCATGGTTGGCCTCGTCAAGTATTGTGAGAGGACTTTTGCACTGAAGCGCGGCGACTTCAGCAGCATCCGGAGCTATGTCAAGGAGCTACCGGGTAAGCAACTCCGTTGGTACAGAGGTTACTTGCAGAGTGAGGATCATTACAACTCCAATGATGAATTCCTTCTGCAGCGCGCCCACTCCCTATTCCACATCTGCAAGCGTGGGATAGTAGACTCGGTGATCAATGTGGATATGGATAAAACCGAGGCTGAAATCACAAGAAAATTAATCAACCAGATCAGGAATCCACAACAGCCCATGGTCATGTGGAAGGTGATGGAGATGGAGTTGTCCCTGTTGTATGATATTCTCTACACCAAAGCAGCCGTGATCCACACATGGATTGGCTACTTAATCCGAGCCATGACACCGGTTGCCATCGTCTCGTCCTTCCTTCTGTTCCATTTTAGTGATAGCAAAGATGGCCAGAATGTGGTTGACATCACTGTCACTTATATCTTGTTGGGTGGTGCCCTCATGATGGAGATGACATCCCTGCTGAGCGCACTAGGGTCGAGTTGGGCTCTTGCTTTCCTGTGTGCCATTCCATGGAGCTCACTTCGGCATGCAGTTTTATGTGCTGGAAGATGGCACCGGCTCCGCCGAGCAGTCGTGACCCTTCGCCAGGTTGTCATGGCAATGACCGGAGGTTTCCTAGGAAGATCAAGGAAGTGGTCAGGCACCATAGGTCAGTTCAACATGCTCTACTTCCGTGCTGCACAGATCCATGCAACGAACCGACGGTTCGGCACGCTAGCTAAGAAGCTGGGGTGTGAGGATTGGTGGGACAGCACTTGTTACTCACACAGTATCAAGATTCCCAATACGGTAAAGGAACGGGCAGTGAAAATGGTCTCGAAGCGTGCTATCAACACCCTGGGCTTGCTCAGGCATAGGTGGGGCGAGCTGGCACTAGATAAAAAGAAGTATCCTAAGCTGGTAGGAGATCTGGAGGAATGGGAGGGTGTTGACTTCCACGAGAGCATCATCATTTGGCACATCGCCACCGATCTCATCCTCTGTGGGAGAAACAGGTCCAGTAACGActcaacaaaaaagaaagaagttgAACGTGTCCGTTCAATCAGGGCAATGTCAAATTACCTCATGTTCCTCCTTGTGACTCGCCCTGACATGGTTCCTGGCCTTCCCCAGAACTGGTTGTACCAACGAACCTGCGATAACCTCGACAAAATATGCAAAGAGAATCGTGTGCAACTCATTTCTTCCGGTGGCAGGGCTTACAACATTGTGTTCATGGTTCTCATGAAGTTGATCCggggcaacaataacaatagCACAACATCTTATGGGCTTGAGCAGACCAACGAACTTGCCAAAATCCTACTTGGGATGAAGGTATCAGGCAAATTCGATCCTTCAGTTCCTCGCCTCACATATGCACATGGGATCGCTAAGACAGTGTTAGGTTGGAAGGGTGAAGATCAATTGAAGGATGCAGATCCAGTGAAGGTATTGCTTGACTTATGGACGGATTTTCTCATCTATGCAGCCAACCGGTGCAACAGGGAGTCGCATGCCAAAAAACTCAACACTGGTGGCGAGTTCATAACTGTCGTTTGGCTAATGGTGGAACACATATACCAAACTAAAGAAAATTAATGAGGCATAGACTGATGTTGATCATTTCTCTACCATGAATTATTTTGTGTATATTTATGAGCCCTTGTGTGTACGGGCAATGAAATGTGATGCAAAATTGGCATCGTTCATGTATGTCATTTGATTTGGATGTTATGTAGCGAGGATTGTACATGTGTTTGTCCATGTTGTGATTGTATTGACTAAAATtgctcatgaaaaaaaataaatcatgagTGATATGTGTGATGAATACTTGGTAATATCAATTATTGTTTTGGACTAAAGTGAAAACTTGTTTCCGGAATATGTTTTATTCGTCTTTGACGCCAAGATGAAGCTGTGAGATGATCATGGTGAGTGATAAGGGATTGAGAAAAGGAGATATCACTCGAAGGTCTTGCTTTAGTTTGAGCGCATGGAAATGATGGATGATGTGGAACTGGGATATCCTACGCAACCGGGTCCACAGTGTAAAGTGGCATTCTGCTCATTGAACTGCTTATTCAGTTAATTTTTCTTATGTAGGTTCAGTGTAAAGGTACATGGAATATACACTTCCATAGATCCTCTGATCAGTGTTGGTTCCAAACAGCTATCAGTGCCAATTTTGGAACCGGCACAACAGTTGCCGCACTTATGAGGGTTGGATCATGAGTTCCTGATCGAGAATCAGCACTGATGCGTTAGCACGGttatttagaaaataaaaagaagcgGCTCAGCTCAATTCAAGCTAGTTGGTATGGCTTGGTAGCCGATCATCACAGATTCAATCATAGAATCAAATCTCATAAAACATTCATCACATATTCAATCACTAGAAGTGGAAAATCAAAGAGGAAAAGTTGGCCAAAAGAAGACTGCTGCCGCCACTGTCACTGGTTGCCATGGAACTACCTCAGCCAGCACTGCTTCGGAAGCCAATGGGGACCTACAGGCGCTCAAATCTGATGGCCCGGCCCAATCTCCTGGTAGGCCCACTATATATGGCCTCTACCGCTTAGGGAGATTAGGAGGGAGACACACTCATGGCGACCGAATGGTGGCGGCACTGGCGTTCCCACCGCCGCTACCTGCGCTTGAGCCCAATAACGGAAGCGGGGATAGGGCAAggggccaccatcgccaccggaGATGggggccgccgccaccacgagGAGAGGACGATTGGCCGCTGCCGGGTAGTTATGTAGATACAGGCAAACCGTCATCGTTTTATCCGAGTGGTAGAACGCTTTCATTATCCAATTGCAAGTCATTATGCTCCAACTTTATTTTTTCGTTTGTCTATCCACTGCTAACTAAACGAGATCAGATGGGATCATCACCACAATCAACCAGCCGCAAGCAAGCATATGGTTTGAAACTGCACTTAACTACCTAATGGGGATTACATGATCCCAAAAGTTACTAGTCAGAGCTACCTAACTGTACTTAATTAGTATTTTTCTCAGATGCATTTGTCACGGGTCACGGCGGCTACTTCATCGTCTTCAAACTAAGGCGGGAGGAAGGCGCCCCAGGATGCAAGTCGGCCAGGAGATTAAAAATAGAGAAACCCAACGACCAAAATAAATGATCAAGATTATCCCTGTTCTTTAGTGATCAAGATTCGGATTTTACCTCAATTTTCGTTAGCACATTATTTAAACTAATAAATGATGTGTCCTgtaaaaaactttttatatataagttgatttaaaatatcaaatatactcatttgtcaattttgtaataattaaaacttaattaatcatatactaatagttttttttgttttacgtGCACTAACTGTCTTCGGTAGTTTCAAACACCACAGAAAGCTAGGACACTTTAAGAGATCCctaatagtactccctctattcaaaaGTCTAAGACATATTTCTTGTGGTATCAAGACCAATGAGTAATTAATTCATTTACAATATGACAAAACCGAtaaacatgcaaccaataagttATAAAATGGCTTCTAGAGTTTTgatcaaaatttaattttgcaCTTAGTGATTACAAATaggacttagacttttggaaagAGGGAGTATGATACTCTATAGGTTGGCGGGATTGAGAGAGAACACATGAAAAATGATTGACCACTGCTACTATATACCCGGATGCCTCAACCATGACTACATCGCGTTTGATGCTTCGGCTACCTTGATAATGGCATAAAGGGTTATCATTGTTGGGTTCTCTTGTCATTGTATTCTCCAGTCTAAGCATCCGCGCTGCTCATACTTGAACTACAGAAGATGTTAGAGAATATGATAGTTAAAGAGTTATTAGGATATGATTGATTTGTAAAATAGTCTTCCTTATCTATATATAGACCCCATTATATACACCGTTTCGGAGGCTCAATACAATCatgagtaaattttagaaaactcCATGTTTTATGGTCAAAGTTACACATAACCATATATATTATGACATGTGGTACATAACCAGGTTTTATGGTCTATATGTTTGATAAAACCCCACCTTTATCAAAATCTTGAAGAAACGATTTGATACCGTGAGATACCGGTATCTCAAGATACTTTTTGCTGGATATGAGCAAATCTCAAATGTAATTCCCATCTCTCTTCCTGAGTTCTTGTTTCCATCGGTTGTTCTTCTCCGCCATTTGTACCACAGAACGAGGCAGCGATCACCTTGGCGCGGGGAGGGTTGTTGCAATTGCCGTTTGTGTGGGTTGCCAGGATTTGACACCAACAACAACCCCAGCCCAAGAGCCACGACGCAGCACATCCATCTCATCTTGCCTTTCAATTTCGAACGTACGGGTACGGCCATGTCCCCCATGCCTCCGGCCGCTCACGCGGGCATGCACTCTCCGAAGGCTCCAAACTCAGAGTTGAAACGTTAGGCTCCATCCCAATCGTTCGGTCCAATTATTTGTTGGCAAGTTGCGGATTATATACTGTGATTCCTACGGCCATCGCGTCGCATCGACCGCATCGCGATCAACCGCACGCAAATGCTCCCGTCGGCTAAACTCCTCGCTGGCCATCATCTGCCGCGCCGTGATCGAGGCCGGCACTAGTGAAAAACAATTTTTCCGTACGGACGGAAACCTATTTTCACATCGGCCAAAATCCGATTTTTTTATGTGCAGGCGGAAACCTATTTTTACGACGGCGAAAATCCGATTTTTTAATATAGGTGACGCTCCCACACAcgaaaattatatttttgtgcagaaaaaaaaaatcaaaaccgtAGGAATCCAGCAGCGTTCGGCGCGCCCGCGTGTGCGCGGGGCCGGCTGCGCTGCTcctagccgccgcctccttctcatCGCTGGCGGGTGCGTTGGGGATCCGGCCGtcgtgtagcgcccgttccgtcgtggcgcctagcgggaaagctatctcttaaaaaccctatttgcgaaatctgtttctttgcttgttgtctagtgtccgtgccatctcagatctcaaatccccgatctatcgtcgagttcaatcccgaatccaaccCTTCCCAAATcgatccctccgcaaaagtctattttgcctccctcgggttcgatgggccgaatctctctcggcccatcttcccctccctccccggctatctctctctctctctcgctctctctctccctcttctccgctctgcccgcgcgccgcgcgcgcgtgcgcgtgagccgcgccgagccgagccctccctctccgctccctcgttgccgcttcccgcgcgcccgcacggtcgccgcccgtgccgcgcctgcgccgtctgcgccgcgaGTCAGCACGCGTGCCCGAGCCACGCCGctcaaatcgccgcgccgccgttgcttcccgcgcgcgcgtgccgtggtggccgaccgcctggtcgccgccgccgtcagcctctgccgcgcctgtccgCGCCTGCcgtccgtgtcgccgctccgctccacaccgccccgccgtcatcgccgtcgtcatcgactcggccccgccactccgtgCGCAAgctgccaagggacggaggcagagcccctcctccctctgccgcgtcgcctccgctcccctcctccttttcccaaagaggcaaggggcaagcctccttttctctccctacttttcccctttttcctcccgccggcgtcatcctccctccgccctgtcgccgatttggcCGCTAGCCAGAGCGCCAGCTCGCTGGCTTGACCGTCCAAAGTCagttcccctctcccaaaccgagattgccatcctataaagcccaggcgccctccctctcttctcctctcgttgtcccatcgcctccactccattgtcgccgcctcccgtgctctgttcgccgtcgccgtttgtcgtcgcgcgtgtcggaggagccggcacgagcgaggacgcggaaggggactccgggcgcgccctcttcttcctcttcctcggcccgaggccgaaaCGATCACGTTTCGCGCCGTcggctctcgtcactgcgcccgcccgcacggtagtgcctccctccgttcttcctcctcgttccatctcctccccttagactcgggtagtagcacgagtagcctccccgtagctagccagcgccgccccgaccgttgccgtcgctcaccgtgtgctcgccgccgtcgccgcccgagctcggaagcgcctctcgtcgccggcctccctcgatgcgtttcctcctaatccggcgaaagggacggattcccgtagccgcgtggatgctctcgccgccggaaatcggcccctcgtgacctcatcgccgttttccccttttctctccaccggttgccgccgctgcaattcgccgccgtcaagctccctccggcgaatccgagccgttggctcgtctcccctcgtcctgtgcagccacccggtgtgctcgctttcgctggtatcaccgtggttcgctccgccgctcgctgctgtcgtccgccgtccattccggccggcgtcgtcgtctacctcctgccggcccgcgtggcagccacgtaggcgccacgtcggcgccagctcggccaagaccaggtcgagccgaccccggtcagcccctccctgtgcgcgcggtccaccgcgagccgtgaggctgcacgtgggcccgccgcatccgcgtcctccgcgaaccgcgcgcgtgcaccgcgtcccacccccaaaccctagcgcgcgccgcgtgcgcgttccgcacggtgaaccgtgtcaccgacaagcgggtcccactcgggaccacgcgaggtgagcccggtccaccggctccctctctcctcccctcccgcgcgcgcgctctggGCCACCTTCTTGGgtcggccggcccattaagctcggccgagccgccctttctctcgggccgcgccctagccgcccgagggaagtctaatttccctccctctttccttttcttttcttttctttttcaaaaaggatttaattaaatcctttttcctttagaccaaaaatccaataatcttagaaattcaatatcttcccaaccgtaaatccgtttgactccgttcaacttccaaaattcctcaaatctcgagatctatctaatggcacgcttacggggccattaatagggctttattttcgccgtttgttgagtcgtCCCGTTTTgagtgtagtttcggagcc
This window of the Oryza sativa Japonica Group chromosome 4, ASM3414082v1 genome carries:
- the LOC107275698 gene encoding uncharacterized protein produces the protein MAGGPLKLWNAWATQILVLLSLTLQIVLLLFAGIRRRESSALLRFFLWLAYLLADSTAIYTLGHLSLSSVTRDHKLVAFWAPFLLLHLGRPDNITAYALQDNQLWLRHLQILVVQVLGAGYVVYKRLIVGGEKTILLLATVLMFMVGLVKYCERTFALKRGDFSSIRSYVKELPARPLPIPHLQAWDSRLGDQCGYG